One window of the Paenibacillus beijingensis genome contains the following:
- a CDS encoding ABC transporter substrate-binding protein, with translation MKTTKRNALKWGLASLVLLLVLAGCGGKNGANTGNSGAAENGGTNKAAEEGTGSTAEKALTKVKVVLDWTPNTNHTGLYAARDKGFFKEQGLDVEIVQPPEGTAADTMVANGTVEFGVGYQEGITQARTQGLPLVSIAAIIQHNTSGFASPVSKNIKEPKDFAGKTYGGWGSPVEEAVIGSLMQEQSSDVSKVKIVNMGDADFFTAVKRNIDFAWIFYGWTGVEAELRGEKLNMVYLTDFSEKLDYYTPVLETNEKLIADNPDLVKKFMAGASEGYKFAIDHPEEAAELLIKAVPDLNADLVRASQKWLSPRYQDDAARWGEQKKEVWDNYASWMYDHKLLDKKLESDKAFTNDFLPAS, from the coding sequence ATGAAAACAACGAAACGCAATGCTCTGAAGTGGGGGCTTGCCAGTCTTGTCCTGCTGCTCGTTCTGGCGGGCTGCGGAGGCAAAAACGGAGCCAATACCGGAAATTCGGGCGCAGCGGAAAATGGCGGTACGAATAAGGCGGCTGAAGAGGGTACGGGGAGCACGGCGGAGAAGGCGCTGACGAAGGTGAAGGTCGTGCTCGACTGGACGCCGAACACCAACCATACGGGCCTCTATGCGGCCCGCGACAAAGGGTTTTTCAAGGAGCAGGGACTGGACGTCGAAATCGTGCAGCCGCCGGAAGGGACGGCGGCCGATACGATGGTGGCAAACGGGACGGTCGAATTCGGCGTCGGTTATCAGGAGGGCATCACGCAGGCGCGCACGCAGGGACTGCCGCTTGTATCGATCGCGGCGATCATTCAGCATAACACGTCGGGCTTCGCTTCTCCGGTGAGCAAAAACATCAAGGAGCCGAAGGACTTCGCAGGCAAAACGTACGGCGGCTGGGGATCTCCGGTTGAGGAAGCGGTTATCGGTTCGCTGATGCAGGAGCAAAGCAGCGATGTAAGCAAAGTGAAAATCGTCAACATGGGCGATGCCGACTTCTTCACGGCGGTTAAACGCAATATCGACTTTGCCTGGATTTTTTACGGATGGACCGGAGTGGAAGCGGAGCTGCGCGGCGAGAAGCTGAACATGGTCTATTTGACGGATTTCAGCGAGAAGCTGGACTACTATACGCCGGTGCTGGAGACGAACGAAAAGCTGATTGCGGACAACCCGGATCTGGTCAAAAAGTTTATGGCGGGCGCGTCGGAAGGCTACAAGTTTGCGATCGACCATCCGGAAGAAGCGGCGGAGCTGCTCATTAAAGCGGTGCCGGATCTGAACGCGGATCTTGTGCGCGCTAGTCAAAAGTGGCTCAGCCCGCGCTACCAGGACGATGCCGCCCGCTGGGGCGAGCAGAAGAAGGAAGTTTGGGACAACTACGCTTCCTGGATGTACGACCACAAGCTGTTGGACAAGAAGCTGGAGTCGGACAAGGCGTTCACGAACGATTTTCTGCCCGCATCGTAA
- a CDS encoding thiamine-binding protein — protein sequence MANALVSIQILPRTPEGESVIPYVDRAIDIIKASGVPYRVAPLETTMEGELGALLAVVQQMNEAMTELGCPSVISQIKIYYNPGEGASMDRLLEKYPDGR from the coding sequence ATGGCCAATGCGCTTGTCAGTATTCAAATATTGCCCCGCACGCCTGAAGGGGAAAGCGTCATTCCTTATGTCGACCGCGCGATCGACATCATTAAGGCGTCCGGCGTGCCGTACCGGGTGGCGCCGCTCGAGACGACGATGGAAGGCGAGCTTGGAGCGCTGCTCGCGGTTGTGCAGCAAATGAACGAAGCGATGACCGAGCTCGGCTGTCCTTCCGTCATTTCGCAAATTAAAATCTATTACAACCCCGGGGAAGGCGCATCAATGGATCGCTTGCTCGAAAAATATCCCGATGGCCGTTAA
- a CDS encoding ABC transporter permease, which translates to MAVKTTRRRSKGRNAGTAGRLLPPVIVLAAFIAFWEASVHLLRVETWILPAPSDIAREAIAAGPRLIQHTLATVQLTLLGFAAGAAAGFVLAALLHLVPWAREGVYPLLVLSQNIPIVAIGPLLMIWFGFGLLPKLLLVMMVCFFPVSVAMLSGLAQSDPKLDNYMRMIGAGKARLFVSLELPGAVPYLFSGLKIAASYSVLSAVVAEWLGSDRGLGYFMLLSSKGFQTARVFAAVLVIVALSLCMFGVIVLAQRLTMRWRPRKGE; encoded by the coding sequence ATGGCCGTTAAGACGACACGCCGCCGGAGCAAAGGAAGAAACGCGGGGACGGCCGGACGGCTGCTGCCACCTGTTATCGTGCTGGCGGCATTCATCGCGTTCTGGGAAGCGTCCGTTCATCTGCTTCGCGTGGAAACGTGGATTCTTCCGGCTCCGTCGGACATTGCCCGGGAGGCGATTGCGGCGGGGCCGCGTCTCATTCAGCATACTTTGGCAACCGTTCAGCTGACGCTGCTCGGGTTTGCGGCGGGAGCGGCGGCGGGTTTTGTGCTCGCCGCTTTGCTGCATCTTGTGCCGTGGGCCCGCGAAGGCGTTTATCCGCTGCTTGTGCTGTCCCAAAATATTCCGATCGTTGCGATCGGGCCGCTGCTGATGATCTGGTTCGGCTTCGGGCTGCTGCCGAAGCTGCTGCTCGTCATGATGGTCTGCTTTTTCCCGGTATCGGTGGCAATGCTGTCGGGGCTTGCGCAAAGCGACCCGAAGCTGGACAATTATATGCGCATGATCGGGGCGGGGAAGGCAAGGCTGTTTGTCAGCCTGGAGCTGCCGGGAGCCGTTCCGTACCTGTTCTCGGGCCTGAAAATCGCGGCCTCCTACAGCGTACTAAGCGCCGTGGTCGCGGAGTGGCTCGGCTCCGACCGGGGACTCGGTTATTTCATGCTGCTGTCGTCCAAAGGATTCCAAACGGCGCGCGTATTTGCGGCAGTCCTCGTTATTGTGGCGCTTAGCTTGTGCATGTTCGGCGTGATCGTGCTGGCGCAGCGGCTTACGATGCGCTGGCGTCCGCGGAAAGGAGAGTAG
- a CDS encoding ABC transporter ATP-binding protein has protein sequence MSANWKRMQHQSEAAVPSGKTAQAVSGGDSGPDADGERPVPALELEGIGKTFGRGAKARAVLGGVSLTVEEGEFVSLLGPSGSGKTTLFQIIGGLETADEGAVRIAGEDTTGQTGHIAYMPQQASLLPWKTVAGNIELALAVAGRPKGEAKELTAQWLERIGLSAYAASYPDVLSGGMQQRVSFLRALLSPQPLMCLDEPFGALDALTRLHMQQWLLSLWEENRRSVLFVTHSIDEALMLSDRIVVLSGAPAAVIRDIRVPLGRPRSGKLWTDPLFNEMKQQLYEALQPQSGEERKQAAAWKEGRS, from the coding sequence ATGTCGGCAAACTGGAAACGAATGCAGCATCAATCTGAGGCGGCTGTCCCGAGCGGGAAGACGGCGCAAGCCGTTTCTGGCGGAGACAGCGGTCCGGACGCGGACGGAGAGCGCCCCGTTCCGGCGCTGGAGCTTGAAGGCATCGGCAAAACGTTCGGCCGCGGCGCGAAAGCGCGCGCCGTGCTCGGCGGCGTCAGCCTGACGGTGGAGGAAGGGGAGTTCGTGTCGCTTCTCGGTCCTTCCGGCAGCGGCAAGACGACGCTGTTTCAAATTATCGGCGGCCTGGAGACGGCCGATGAAGGCGCGGTCCGCATTGCAGGCGAGGATACGACCGGTCAAACCGGGCATATCGCCTACATGCCCCAGCAAGCCTCCCTGCTGCCGTGGAAGACGGTGGCGGGCAATATCGAGCTGGCGCTGGCCGTGGCGGGCAGGCCGAAGGGGGAAGCGAAGGAGCTGACGGCGCAGTGGCTGGAGCGGATCGGCTTGTCCGCTTACGCCGCTTCTTATCCCGATGTGCTGTCCGGCGGGATGCAGCAGCGCGTCTCGTTTCTGCGGGCGCTGCTCTCCCCGCAGCCGCTCATGTGTCTGGACGAGCCGTTCGGCGCGCTGGATGCGCTGACCCGTCTGCACATGCAGCAGTGGCTGTTGTCATTATGGGAGGAAAACCGCCGTTCGGTGCTGTTCGTGACGCACAGCATCGATGAGGCGCTGATGCTGTCGGACCGGATCGTCGTACTCTCCGGTGCTCCGGCGGCCGTAATCCGCGACATCCGGGTTCCCTTGGGCCGCCCGCGCAGCGGAAAGTTGTGGACCGACCCGCTGTTCAACGAGATGAAGCAGCAGCTGTACGAGGCGCTGCAGCCGCAGAGCGGGGAAGAGCGGAAGCAGGCGGCAGCGTGGAAGGAGGGGCGCTCTTGA
- a CDS encoding TatD family hydrolase codes for MAANSASATNAVRQPAVIDAHVHLDQYPEPERSALLAEAFASGVEAVVAVSMHEASCREVRRITQHYPGRIIPAYGYHPEQPLPAPEAEERLLAWIAARHEAGERFAIGEVGLPYYSRTAALEEGRDFNEAPFAQLLERFAALAVRLGQRPLVLHAVYEDAHKACDILERTGVERAHFHWFKGDEAAVNRMAGKGYMISVTPDVLYEEEIRELVRRYPLALMMTETDGPWPFEGPFAGVRTNPLMMRESVRAISELKGISPEETAHVLLGNARRFYNLDNRS; via the coding sequence ATGGCGGCAAACAGCGCTTCCGCGACGAATGCGGTGCGGCAGCCGGCCGTCATCGACGCCCATGTCCACTTGGACCAATACCCGGAACCGGAGCGCTCCGCGCTGCTGGCGGAGGCGTTTGCGTCAGGGGTGGAAGCGGTCGTGGCCGTTTCCATGCACGAGGCGTCCTGCCGTGAAGTGCGGCGGATCACGCAGCATTATCCCGGGCGGATTATCCCCGCCTACGGATATCATCCGGAGCAGCCGCTTCCCGCACCGGAAGCGGAAGAGAGGCTGCTCGCCTGGATCGCCGCCCGGCACGAGGCGGGCGAGCGGTTTGCGATCGGCGAAGTCGGCCTGCCTTATTACTCGCGCACAGCAGCGCTGGAGGAGGGGCGGGATTTCAACGAAGCCCCGTTTGCACAGCTGCTGGAGAGGTTCGCGGCGCTTGCCGTCCGCTTGGGACAGCGCCCGCTCGTGCTGCACGCGGTGTATGAGGACGCGCACAAAGCATGCGACATTTTGGAGCGGACCGGGGTGGAGCGGGCGCATTTTCACTGGTTCAAAGGCGACGAGGCGGCCGTAAACCGTATGGCCGGAAAAGGGTATATGATTTCGGTGACGCCCGATGTGCTGTACGAGGAGGAAATCCGCGAGCTGGTCCGCCGCTACCCGCTTGCACTGATGATGACGGAAACGGACGGCCCGTGGCCGTTTGAAGGGCCGTTTGCCGGAGTGCGGACGAATCCGCTCATGATGCGGGAGTCGGTGCGTGCGATCTCGGAGCTGAAGGGCATAAGCCCGGAGGAGACGGCGCATGTTCTGCTCGGCAACGCACGGCGTTTTTATAATCTGGACAACCGTTCCTGA
- a CDS encoding sensor histidine kinase, translating to MKKLRPLAAYWLNRRSLRFQLLARSLLILAALLMLIGIFQYVFMKGFLYRNEAQSLAAQGGGPLIVMKGPDIGASDFGRGTSPSLDPDRLRGPLFLMENTSIAFIGRDGSFADITGANDGALSPRLSTADYARELERRKERRASPKYRVVRDEEGTEQLIIFRPSGGPGMAGGMIQIGKPTAPLKAVVLQQLLIFAALSLAALMGGLALYLPVLRRTLNPLQKMVRTVEQIDAGSLNGRFPVGQGQEEIDRLAVSFNGMLGRLAASFQAEREAKEQMRRFIADASHELRTPLTSIHGFLEVLLRGAADKREQLYAALNSMHGESVRIKKLVEDLLTLAKLDRAPGLVLRQTRLDEIIGEMEPHIRMLAGRRQLRLDLTAGLCGMYDSDKIKQIILNLLQNAVQHTDPERGMIAIALRSDGGSACIAVADNGPGIPEDHLPHVFERFYRSESSRTRKAGGAGLGLSISKAIAEAHGGTIDAASTVGKGSVFTLRLPLLNNAA from the coding sequence ATGAAGAAGCTGCGTCCGCTGGCCGCTTACTGGCTCAACCGCCGCTCGCTCCGCTTTCAGCTTTTGGCCCGGTCGCTCCTGATTTTGGCCGCTTTATTGATGCTGATCGGCATTTTTCAATATGTATTCATGAAAGGTTTTCTGTACCGCAATGAAGCGCAATCGTTAGCTGCGCAGGGAGGGGGGCCTCTTATCGTCATGAAGGGGCCGGATATCGGAGCATCGGACTTTGGTCGCGGCACTTCCCCGTCGCTTGACCCGGACCGGCTGCGCGGACCTTTATTTCTGATGGAAAATACGTCGATTGCCTTCATCGGCCGGGACGGAAGCTTCGCCGATATTACGGGAGCAAACGACGGCGCCCTCTCGCCCAGACTGTCCACGGCCGATTATGCCCGCGAGCTGGAGAGGAGGAAGGAGCGCAGAGCGTCGCCCAAATACCGTGTCGTACGTGATGAGGAAGGAACAGAGCAGCTTATTATTTTCCGTCCCTCCGGGGGTCCGGGAATGGCGGGCGGCATGATTCAGATCGGCAAACCTACCGCTCCGCTCAAAGCCGTCGTGCTGCAGCAGCTGCTCATCTTTGCGGCTCTTTCGCTTGCTGCGCTCATGGGCGGCCTCGCTTTGTACCTGCCGGTGCTCCGGCGCACATTGAACCCGCTGCAGAAGATGGTCCGAACCGTGGAACAAATCGATGCCGGCAGCCTGAACGGACGGTTTCCTGTCGGCCAAGGGCAGGAAGAAATCGACCGGCTGGCCGTTTCTTTCAACGGCATGCTGGGCAGACTCGCCGCGTCATTCCAGGCGGAACGGGAGGCGAAGGAACAGATGAGGCGGTTTATTGCCGATGCCTCCCACGAGCTGCGGACGCCGCTCACTTCGATCCACGGCTTTCTGGAGGTGCTGCTGCGCGGAGCAGCCGACAAGCGGGAGCAGCTCTATGCGGCGCTGAACAGCATGCACGGCGAATCCGTACGCATCAAAAAACTGGTGGAGGATTTGCTGACGCTCGCCAAGCTGGACCGGGCCCCGGGCCTGGTCCTCCGGCAGACGCGTCTCGACGAGATCATCGGCGAGATGGAACCGCACATCCGGATGCTGGCCGGGCGCAGGCAGCTGCGACTGGATTTGACGGCGGGACTGTGCGGCATGTACGATTCCGATAAGATCAAGCAGATTATTCTGAATCTGTTGCAAAATGCCGTACAGCACACCGATCCCGAGCGGGGAATGATCGCAATCGCGCTGCGCTCGGACGGTGGTTCGGCTTGCATCGCGGTCGCGGACAACGGACCCGGCATCCCCGAAGACCATCTGCCGCACGTGTTTGAGCGGTTTTATCGAAGCGAATCGTCCAGAACGCGTAAAGCCGGCGGCGCCGGCCTCGGACTCTCGATTTCCAAAGCGATCGCGGAGGCTCACGGCGGGACCATTGATGCGGCGAGCACCGTCGGCAAGGGCAGCGTCTTCACGCTGCGCCTCCCGCTTTTGAACAATGCGGCCTAA
- a CDS encoding response regulator transcription factor → MKNLGNVRILLVDDEPHILQFLEMGLAQEGYRIQTAPDGMTAVNLASEYQPHVVILDVMMPGMDGYETCRLLKKKGTETAIIMLTAKDEIDDRVKGLKLGADDYLIKPFSFEELLARIEARLRNQFPFLFGEVALGPFRLDDRRREIIYMERVLELSPTEYDLLRYMVINHGIVLSKSKILDAVWGYDFEGEENIVEVYVRSLRDKLNDKSHQLIRTLRGAGYRVDLT, encoded by the coding sequence ATGAAAAACTTAGGCAATGTGCGCATTCTGCTCGTCGATGACGAACCGCACATTCTGCAGTTTCTGGAAATGGGGCTTGCCCAGGAGGGATACCGGATCCAAACGGCGCCGGACGGCATGACCGCCGTAAATCTGGCTTCCGAATACCAGCCGCACGTCGTCATACTCGATGTGATGATGCCCGGCATGGATGGATACGAGACGTGCCGCCTGCTGAAAAAGAAAGGAACGGAAACCGCCATTATTATGCTTACCGCCAAGGACGAAATCGACGACCGGGTCAAAGGGCTGAAACTTGGCGCCGACGATTATTTAATCAAGCCGTTCAGCTTTGAGGAGCTGCTTGCCCGGATCGAGGCCCGGCTCCGCAACCAGTTTCCTTTCCTTTTCGGCGAAGTGGCGCTCGGGCCATTCCGGCTGGATGACCGCCGCAGGGAGATCATATACATGGAGCGGGTGCTGGAGCTGTCGCCTACGGAGTACGATCTGCTGAGGTACATGGTGATCAATCACGGCATTGTCCTCAGCAAATCGAAAATTCTCGATGCGGTTTGGGGATATGATTTTGAGGGCGAAGAAAATATCGTGGAGGTGTATGTCCGATCGCTGAGAGACAAGTTGAACGATAAAAGCCATCAGCTCATCCGCACCCTCCGCGGCGCCGGGTACAGGGTTGATCTGACATGA
- a CDS encoding glycosyltransferase family 39 protein: MKAEKMVWVNAEPGRELSPTARLGRKYRFDLYVALIALLAAFLNGFKIWTDHYVNSYYTMTVGSMLQSFHNFFFASLDSAGSVTVDKPPLTFWIQTASAYLFGLHGWSVILPQALAGVGSVILLYAMVKPTFGTAAGRIAALAMAATPVAAAVARTNNIDAMLVFTLLLASSVLFKAAKTGKIWTLIGAFALIGAAFNMKMLQAYMVLPAFYLFYIIAARVSWRKKAGFLAAATGVLIIVSMSWAVIVDNIPEDKRPYIGSSSTNSVLELAFGYNGVSRLTGNRGQGGEGGPPGGFAPASVAAGAGTGAGSASVNGAPAAGGSAGGTADDAQAGQPGMPGDGAQGGQLMPGDGAGGQTPGMAANDGGQRGGRFYIGGGGAFNTGTKGPLRLFQSELSGQASWLLPFVGFALIAIFASFRYRNISQKHKEALFWLAWLVPVMGFFSIAGFFHQYYLIMLAPPAAALTGAGWSVMWNAYRERAGWTSWLLPAAVLSTTAFAWYIIHPYDGVIGSGWSIGIAAGGVMFTLLLAVANRISLKLSRITAVGALLLLFVGPLYWAATPITYGQSSMLPQAGPGSLNDKGGMRQGAVDLQNGDEVQDDSQVAGQEGGPGMPGQESVTLNEKALQYLKEHNTGETYLFAASDFMIAAPYIIDAGEKVISLRGFSGNDKTYTVAELEALVSSGKVKYFMMMSGGAKGGTGLVRFGSGGVMGGPGGNSEITSWIEEHGTVIPSEEWQGTGAGSSSDDGGFGGRGGSATLYEVKL; encoded by the coding sequence ATGAAAGCTGAGAAAATGGTTTGGGTGAATGCGGAGCCTGGCCGGGAATTGTCTCCTACAGCACGGCTTGGGCGAAAATACCGTTTCGATCTTTATGTGGCTCTTATTGCCTTGCTTGCCGCATTCCTTAACGGCTTCAAGATCTGGACGGATCATTATGTCAACTCCTACTACACGATGACGGTGGGCAGCATGCTGCAAAGCTTCCACAACTTCTTCTTCGCCTCGCTGGATTCGGCCGGTTCGGTGACGGTGGATAAGCCGCCGCTCACGTTCTGGATTCAGACGGCCAGCGCCTATCTGTTCGGACTGCACGGGTGGAGCGTCATTTTGCCCCAGGCGCTGGCAGGCGTCGGGTCCGTCATCCTGTTGTATGCCATGGTGAAGCCCACGTTCGGCACAGCCGCAGGCCGCATCGCCGCACTCGCCATGGCGGCAACCCCCGTCGCCGCGGCGGTGGCGCGCACGAACAATATCGACGCGATGCTGGTGTTTACGCTGCTGCTTGCCTCATCGGTTCTTTTCAAAGCGGCAAAGACGGGTAAAATTTGGACGCTTATCGGAGCATTTGCACTTATTGGAGCGGCATTCAACATGAAAATGCTGCAGGCGTACATGGTTCTTCCTGCATTCTATCTCTTCTATATCATCGCAGCCCGAGTCAGTTGGCGCAAAAAAGCCGGGTTTCTTGCCGCGGCGACAGGCGTCCTGATTATCGTTTCGATGTCCTGGGCCGTGATCGTGGACAATATTCCGGAAGATAAACGCCCTTACATCGGCAGCAGCTCGACGAACTCGGTTCTGGAGCTGGCTTTCGGCTACAACGGCGTGTCCCGGCTGACCGGGAACCGGGGGCAGGGGGGCGAAGGCGGGCCGCCGGGGGGCTTTGCGCCGGCCAGCGTCGCTGCCGGAGCCGGAACGGGTGCAGGTTCCGCGTCCGTCAACGGCGCTCCTGCTGCGGGCGGTTCCGCCGGCGGCACGGCAGACGACGCTCAAGCCGGGCAGCCGGGTATGCCAGGAGACGGCGCTCAAGGCGGGCAGCTCATGCCGGGAGACGGCGCGGGCGGCCAGACGCCAGGCATGGCGGCAAACGACGGCGGACAGCGCGGCGGCCGATTCTATATTGGTGGAGGCGGCGCATTCAACACCGGAACGAAGGGACCGCTGCGCCTGTTCCAATCGGAGCTTTCCGGACAGGCAAGCTGGCTGCTTCCGTTCGTCGGCTTCGCGCTGATCGCCATATTTGCAAGCTTCAGATACCGGAATATATCGCAAAAGCATAAAGAAGCGCTGTTCTGGCTGGCCTGGCTCGTTCCGGTCATGGGATTTTTCAGCATTGCGGGCTTTTTCCACCAGTATTATTTGATCATGCTCGCTCCGCCGGCCGCCGCGCTGACCGGAGCAGGCTGGTCCGTCATGTGGAATGCGTATCGCGAACGGGCCGGCTGGACGTCATGGCTTCTGCCGGCGGCCGTACTGTCCACAACCGCTTTTGCATGGTACATCATTCATCCTTATGACGGAGTAATCGGCAGCGGCTGGTCGATCGGCATTGCCGCAGGCGGCGTGATGTTCACGCTTCTGCTCGCCGTTGCCAACCGGATCAGCCTCAAGCTGTCGCGCATAACGGCCGTAGGCGCGCTGCTCCTTCTGTTCGTCGGTCCGCTGTACTGGGCGGCAACGCCGATCACCTACGGCCAAAGCAGCATGCTGCCGCAAGCGGGTCCCGGTTCCTTAAACGACAAAGGAGGGATGAGGCAGGGAGCAGTAGATCTGCAAAACGGAGACGAGGTCCAAGATGACAGTCAAGTCGCCGGACAAGAAGGCGGACCGGGCATGCCGGGGCAGGAGAGCGTCACGCTGAACGAAAAGGCGCTCCAATATTTGAAAGAACATAATACCGGCGAAACGTATCTGTTTGCGGCCTCTGATTTCATGATCGCAGCTCCTTATATCATTGACGCGGGGGAGAAGGTGATCTCGCTCAGAGGCTTCTCAGGAAACGACAAGACGTATACCGTCGCCGAACTTGAAGCGCTCGTTTCAAGCGGCAAAGTGAAGTATTTTATGATGATGTCGGGCGGAGCAAAGGGCGGAACGGGTCTCGTGAGGTTCGGATCGGGCGGCGTAATGGGCGGACCAGGCGGCAATTCCGAAATTACGTCATGGATCGAGGAGCATGGGACGGTTATTCCCAGCGAGGAGTGGCAGGGAACCGGCGCCGGTTCTTCTTCGGATGACGGCGGTTTCGGCGGCAGGGGCGGCAGCGCGACGCTCTATGAAGTGAAACTTTAA
- a CDS encoding glycosyltransferase family 2 protein → MGDTIQYSVIIPMYNEEAVIQETYRRLKKVLSMTGETYELLFVNDGSRDRCADIIREYGCWDETVKLIDFSRNFGHQIAITAGMDYASGSAVIIIDADLQDPPELIFDMIAKWKEGFEVVYAQRVKRKGETLFKKWSASLFYRVLRASTEIAIPVDTGDFRLMDRKVVSELKKLPENNRFVRGLVSWIGFRQTAIEYERDERLAGETKYPLKRMVKLCLDGITSFSIKPLKISGYLGALLSGSGFIYLFYVLYMALFTDQTLRGWASLVSVMLIFNGCVLLMLGILGEYIGRIYDETKGRPLYIVRDVHGMKNGEKPVRKLVKKPSLVNE, encoded by the coding sequence ATGGGGGACACGATCCAATACTCGGTTATCATCCCGATGTATAACGAGGAAGCGGTCATTCAAGAGACTTACCGCAGGCTCAAGAAAGTATTGAGTATGACGGGGGAAACCTACGAGCTTCTCTTCGTCAACGACGGCAGCCGGGACAGGTGCGCGGACATCATCCGGGAGTACGGCTGCTGGGACGAAACCGTCAAGCTGATCGATTTCTCCCGCAACTTCGGCCACCAGATCGCCATTACGGCCGGGATGGACTATGCGTCCGGCAGCGCCGTCATCATTATCGATGCGGACCTGCAGGATCCGCCGGAGCTCATATTCGACATGATCGCGAAGTGGAAGGAAGGCTTCGAGGTCGTCTACGCCCAGCGCGTAAAGCGTAAAGGCGAGACGCTGTTTAAAAAGTGGTCGGCCAGCCTTTTCTACCGTGTGCTGCGGGCTTCCACCGAGATTGCCATCCCGGTCGACACCGGGGATTTCCGCCTCATGGACCGTAAAGTCGTGAGTGAGCTGAAAAAACTGCCCGAAAACAACCGGTTCGTACGCGGCCTGGTCAGCTGGATCGGATTTCGCCAAACCGCGATTGAATATGAGCGGGACGAGCGGCTCGCCGGCGAGACGAAATATCCGCTCAAGCGGATGGTCAAATTGTGCCTGGACGGCATCACGTCGTTCTCGATCAAGCCGCTGAAAATATCGGGGTACCTCGGTGCGCTGCTTTCAGGCTCGGGATTCATCTATCTCTTCTACGTTCTGTACATGGCCTTGTTCACGGATCAGACGCTGCGCGGCTGGGCTTCGCTTGTAAGCGTCATGCTCATTTTTAACGGCTGCGTCCTGCTCATGCTCGGCATCCTGGGCGAATACATCGGCCGGATTTACGATGAAACGAAGGGCCGCCCGCTCTATATCGTGCGGGATGTGCACGGGATGAAGAACGGGGAGAAGCCGGTCCGAAAGCTTGTCAAGAAGCCGTCTCTCGTCAATGAATAG